The Deltaproteobacteria bacterium DNA window TCGAAATATCTATTGGCCATGACCACAATTCAAAATCAGTTGAGAGACATGTCGATGAAAAGGTTATGCTGGTCCGCTTTAGTCCTCTTTTTGTTGACTGGATGCACGGCGAATGACTGGAGAACGGCGAGCAGGGATCCGGCCGGCATCGCACCGGACCCGGCGTCGACGCCCGAGGCCGTGGTTCAGGTCTATGCCGCTTCCACGTGGGGATGGCGAGGTTGGTTTGCGGTTCACACCTGGATCGCGGCAAAAAAGACCGGCGAAGACAGCTATACCGTTTATGAAGTTGTGGGATGGCGGAAAAAAAGGGGGTTGCCGGTCGTACGCATAGAACGCGACGCGCCTGACCGCTATTGGTTTGGTGAACGCCCTGAACTCCTGGCCGACAAAAGGGGGCCTGGTGTCGACGTGTTCATAGACAAAATCGACGCTGCGGCACGATCCTACCCTTGGAACGACATGTATAAAGCCTTCCCCGGGCCGAACAGCAATACCTTCACGGCCTGGGTCATCAAGCAAATCCCGGAACTCGAAGTCAAACTTCCATTTTCAGCCATTGGAAGCGGATACCGGGGCTGACACGGGCCGGGCCTGCGCCACGCCCTTTTCTCACTGCTCCCTGGCCCGCCGAACGGTCACCGATTCCCCGCCAACGCCCC harbors:
- a CDS encoding DUF3750 domain-containing protein is translated as MTTIQNQLRDMSMKRLCWSALVLFLLTGCTANDWRTASRDPAGIAPDPASTPEAVVQVYAASTWGWRGWFAVHTWIAAKKTGEDSYTVYEVVGWRKKRGLPVVRIERDAPDRYWFGERPELLADKRGPGVDVFIDKIDAAARSYPWNDMYKAFPGPNSNTFTAWVIKQIPELEVKLPFSAIGSGYRG